The sequence GAAGATGCCTGCCCGCACAAAGGTGTTGCCTTACACAAAGGAGAAGTCAACGGCAAAAATCTAGTTTGCCGCTACCACGGTTGGGAATTTAACGGCGATGGCGAATGCGTCAACATACCCTATTTTCCCCCAGAACAAAAACTTCCCTGTGCCCAAGCGCGCAGCTATCCAGTGCAGGAACAGTACGGGCTGATTTGGATATTTCCCGGCGACCCAAACCTCGCCAGCCAGAGCGAACTGCCTCACATAAAAGAATACGACGACCCAAGTCTGTTGTGCGTGCCCATTCCCAGCCACTTCCCCGCTCACTTTTCCATATGCAACGAAAACACCATGGATGTGTTTCACGGGTTTCTCCACAAAGACTTGCAGGGCTGGTTTAACCCCAAATTATTATCGCTACAGGAAACAGAAAACGGCGTTTCCGCAGATTACCAAGTGTCTTACAAAGGGCTGATGCCCAAACTGTTGGGATTGAGCGCAAGTGCCAACGAAGTCACCACACGTACCATCACGCTTGAATATCAATACCCGCACTACCGCAGTTCCCTGGAAGGTCTTTCTTCGTTGTATCTGTTGCGGTGTCCTAGAAATTGGCGAGATACCCGTTCTTTCAGTTATTTATTTTTACGATTGCCCTTACCGAAGTGGGTAGTCAGCAAATTTGGCAAATGGTTGGCACCGCTAATACGGCGTTTTCTCTTTGAGAAGTTTTTAGCCCAAGACCGAGAAATGGTAGCCAGCGAACAAAAAACCTACGATGCCAATCCCCAGCGGAAGTATGTAGAAGTGAATCCGGCAATTCTTGCTTTACAAAGAGCGATCGTGCGTAAGTACCAGCAAGACGCAAAGTAAAATGTAGTCGTAGGGTGGGCACTGCCCACCCGATTCCATTTAGTTATAAACTTGAGAGCGCAGCAAGACGCAAAGTAAAATGTAGTCGTAGGGTGGGCACTGCCCACCCGATTCCATTTAGTTATAAACTTGAGAGCGCGGAGTGTCAACAAATGAAAGCCCCGCTCAATTAGAATTCTCTACGAGGGTAAAATAAACGTAGCTCGTATAGGAATCTATATCATGATTTCTACTCGTTAAAAAAGCTGTTTGGTACCAAATCCATCTCAAACAGACTCGCTATTTTATCCATGGAAATTCCCTGGTATCGGGTCGATTCGCGAATTGACCCTACAAAATTTTCGTGGTTTGTACGCATCGGATTCG is a genomic window of Geitlerinema sp. PCC 9228 containing:
- a CDS encoding aromatic ring-hydroxylating dioxygenase subunit alpha, whose protein sequence is MESAAKLTSQQLQNTVRQVGINPNYWYPVEWASTLKPGEVHAVTLWQEAIALYRDIDGTIHALEDACPHKGVALHKGEVNGKNLVCRYHGWEFNGDGECVNIPYFPPEQKLPCAQARSYPVQEQYGLIWIFPGDPNLASQSELPHIKEYDDPSLLCVPIPSHFPAHFSICNENTMDVFHGFLHKDLQGWFNPKLLSLQETENGVSADYQVSYKGLMPKLLGLSASANEVTTRTITLEYQYPHYRSSLEGLSSLYLLRCPRNWRDTRSFSYLFLRLPLPKWVVSKFGKWLAPLIRRFLFEKFLAQDREMVASEQKTYDANPQRKYVEVNPAILALQRAIVRKYQQDAK